The DNA window ACTCTTCCTGAGTGTTGGGCCCAGGGCAACCTATGATACAAGCGCATCTGCAAGGACCCCCGAGGGTTCAAGGATAGGTTACAGGCTCAGGGGATACGACAACCTGGTATATGCGGTTGAGGATGTGAGGAGGGCGGCTGAACTCGGTGTGAGGGGCATAGTGGTCTACGACGAGGGACTCCTCTGGGTTCTAGGGAGGATGCGCGGCGACGGTGAACTGCCGGCGGACCTCCACTTCAAGGTCTCAGCCCACTGCGGGCACGGTAACCCTGCATCAGCACGGCTCCTTCAGGATGTAGGCGCCGATTCCCTCAACCCTGTGAGGGACCTCCAGATACCCATGCTTGCAGCAATAAGGAATGCCATTGACATTTCAATCGATGTCCACACAGAGAACCCCAAGTCATCCGGTGGATTCATAAGGCACTACGAGGTCCCTGATATCATAAG is part of the Methanothermobacter sp. K4 genome and encodes:
- a CDS encoding U32 family peptidase, whose protein sequence is MEKTRRYLDRIGIGVPEGESEKRFSDGGQYRFEVPGIQRPGAMRALLDAMEEHDVRVHRVTQTKGIMLLTDGEIEEMAELAREAGIELFLSVGPRATYDTSASARTPEGSRIGYRLRGYDNLVYAVEDVRRAAELGVRGIVVYDEGLLWVLGRMRGDGELPADLHFKVSAHCGHGNPASARLLQDVGADSLNPVRDLQIPMLAAIRNAIDISIDVHTENPKSSGGFIRHYEVPDIIRYASPVYLKTGGSVAGHHGWDTTESQARERIRQVVLVRDMIERYYPEAVFSSGKDLAVPVGGR